One part of the Sciurus carolinensis chromosome 6, mSciCar1.2, whole genome shotgun sequence genome encodes these proteins:
- the Nhp2 gene encoding H/ACA ribonucleoprotein complex subunit 2 yields MTKIKADPDGPEAPAEACCGERTYHELLVNLNPIAQPLASRKLTRKLYKCIKKAVKQKQIRRGVKEVQKFVNKGEKGIMVLAGDTLPIEVYCHLPVMCEDRNLPYVYIPSKTDLGAAAGSKRPTCVIMVKPHEEYQEAYDECLEEVQALPPPL; encoded by the exons ATGACCAAAATAAAGGCAGACCCTGACGGACCCGAGGCTCCAGCGGAGGCGTGTTGCGGAGAGCGCACTTACCATGAGCTGCTGGTCAATCTGAACCCTATCGCGCAGCCTCTGGCTTCTCGCAAACTGACGCGGAAGCTGTACAAATGCATCAAGAAAG CGGTGAAGCAGAAGCAGATTCGGCGCGGGGTTAAGGAGGTTCAGAAATTTGTCAACAAAGGCGAGAAAGG GATCATGGTTTTGGCAGGAGATACATTACCAATTGAGGTGTACTGCCATCTTCCAGTTATGTGTGAGGACCGGAATTTGCCTTATGTCTACATCCCCTCCAAGACG GATCTGGGTGCAGCTGCTGGCTCTAAGCGCCCTACCTGTGTGATAATGGTCAAGCCGCACGAAGAATACCAGGAGGCCTATGATGAGTGCTTGGAGGAAGTGCAGGCCCTGCCACCACCTTTGTGA
- the Rmnd5b gene encoding E3 ubiquitin-protein transferase RMND5B isoform X1, producing MEQCACVERELDKVLQKFLTYGQHCEQSLEELLHYVGQLRAELANAALQGTPLSATLSLVMSQCCRKIKDTVQKLASDHKDIHSSVSRVGKAIDRNFDSEICGVVSDAVWDSREKQQQILQLAIVEHLYQQGMLSVAEELCQESTLNVDLDFKQPFLELNRILEALHEQDLGPALEWAVSHRQRLLELNSSLEFKLHRLHFIRLLTGGPEKQLEALSYARHFQPFARLHQREIQVMMGSLVYLRLGLEKSPYCHLLDSSHWAEICETFTRDACSLLGLSVESPLSVSFASGCVALPVLMNIKAVIEQRQCTGVWSHKDELPIEIELGMKCWYHSVFACPILRQQTSDSNPPIKLICGHVISRDALNKLINGGKLKCPYCPMEQNPADGKRIIF from the exons ATGGAGCAATGCGCATGTGTGGAGAGAGAACTGGACAAGGTCCTACAGAAGTTCCTGACCTATGGGCAGCACTGTGAGCAGAGCCTGGAGGAGCTGCTACACTATGTGGGCCAGCTGCGGGCTGAGCTGGCCAATGCAG CACTCCAAGGGACTCCTCTCTCAGCCACCCTCTCTCTGGTGATGTCGCAGTGCTGCCGGAAGATCAAAGACACTGTCCAGAAGCTGGCATCAGACCACAAGGACATTCACAGCAGTGTGTCCCGAGTGGGCAAAGCCATTGATAGG AACTTTGACTCTGAGATATGTGGTGTGGTCTCCGACGCAGTGTGGGACTCACGGGAGAAGCAACAGCAGATTCTGCAGCTGGCCATTGTGGAGCACTTGTACCAGCAGGGCATGCTCAGCGTGGCTGAGGAGCTGTGCCAG GAATCAACACTGAATGTAGACTTGGACTTTAAGCAGCCCTTCTTGGAGCTGAATCGAATCCTGGAAGCTTTGCACGAACAAGACCTGGGGCCTGCACTTGA ATGGGCTGTCTCCCATAGGCAGCGCCTACTGGAGCTCAACAGCTCCCTGGAGTTCAAGCTGCACCGACTGCACTTTATCCGACTCCTCACAGGCGGCCCTGAGAAGCAGCTGGAGGCCCTCAGCTATGCCCGGCACTTCCAGCCCTTTGCTCGGCTGCACCAGCGTG AGATTCAGGTGATGATGGGCAGCCTTGTGTACCTGCGGCTGGGTTTGGAGAAGTCACCCTACTGCCACCTCCTGGACAGCAGCCACTGGGCAGAGATCTGTGAGACCTTTACCCGGGATGCTTGTTCCCTGCTGGGGCTTTCTGTGGAGTCCCCCCTCAGCGTCAG CTTCGCCTCTGGCTGTGTGGCGCTGCCCGTGCTGATGAACATCAAAGCTGTGATTGAGCAGAGGCAGTGCACTGGGGTCTGGAGTCACAAGGACGAGTTGCCG ATTGAGATCGAACTAGGCATGAAGTGCTGGTACCACTCGGTGTTTGCTTGCCCCATCCTCCGCCAGCAGACATCAGATTCCAACCCTCCCATCAAGCTCATCTGTGGCCATGTCATCTCCCGAGACGCACTCAACAAGCTCATTAATGGAGGAAA GTTGAAATGTCCTTATTGTCCCATGGAGCAGAACCCAGCAGATGGGAAACGTATCATATTCTGA
- the Rmnd5b gene encoding E3 ubiquitin-protein transferase RMND5B isoform X2: MLALQGTPLSATLSLVMSQCCRKIKDTVQKLASDHKDIHSSVSRVGKAIDRNFDSEICGVVSDAVWDSREKQQQILQLAIVEHLYQQGMLSVAEELCQESTLNVDLDFKQPFLELNRILEALHEQDLGPALEWAVSHRQRLLELNSSLEFKLHRLHFIRLLTGGPEKQLEALSYARHFQPFARLHQREIQVMMGSLVYLRLGLEKSPYCHLLDSSHWAEICETFTRDACSLLGLSVESPLSVSFASGCVALPVLMNIKAVIEQRQCTGVWSHKDELPIEIELGMKCWYHSVFACPILRQQTSDSNPPIKLICGHVISRDALNKLINGGKLKCPYCPMEQNPADGKRIIF; the protein is encoded by the exons atgctag CACTCCAAGGGACTCCTCTCTCAGCCACCCTCTCTCTGGTGATGTCGCAGTGCTGCCGGAAGATCAAAGACACTGTCCAGAAGCTGGCATCAGACCACAAGGACATTCACAGCAGTGTGTCCCGAGTGGGCAAAGCCATTGATAGG AACTTTGACTCTGAGATATGTGGTGTGGTCTCCGACGCAGTGTGGGACTCACGGGAGAAGCAACAGCAGATTCTGCAGCTGGCCATTGTGGAGCACTTGTACCAGCAGGGCATGCTCAGCGTGGCTGAGGAGCTGTGCCAG GAATCAACACTGAATGTAGACTTGGACTTTAAGCAGCCCTTCTTGGAGCTGAATCGAATCCTGGAAGCTTTGCACGAACAAGACCTGGGGCCTGCACTTGA ATGGGCTGTCTCCCATAGGCAGCGCCTACTGGAGCTCAACAGCTCCCTGGAGTTCAAGCTGCACCGACTGCACTTTATCCGACTCCTCACAGGCGGCCCTGAGAAGCAGCTGGAGGCCCTCAGCTATGCCCGGCACTTCCAGCCCTTTGCTCGGCTGCACCAGCGTG AGATTCAGGTGATGATGGGCAGCCTTGTGTACCTGCGGCTGGGTTTGGAGAAGTCACCCTACTGCCACCTCCTGGACAGCAGCCACTGGGCAGAGATCTGTGAGACCTTTACCCGGGATGCTTGTTCCCTGCTGGGGCTTTCTGTGGAGTCCCCCCTCAGCGTCAG CTTCGCCTCTGGCTGTGTGGCGCTGCCCGTGCTGATGAACATCAAAGCTGTGATTGAGCAGAGGCAGTGCACTGGGGTCTGGAGTCACAAGGACGAGTTGCCG ATTGAGATCGAACTAGGCATGAAGTGCTGGTACCACTCGGTGTTTGCTTGCCCCATCCTCCGCCAGCAGACATCAGATTCCAACCCTCCCATCAAGCTCATCTGTGGCCATGTCATCTCCCGAGACGCACTCAACAAGCTCATTAATGGAGGAAA GTTGAAATGTCCTTATTGTCCCATGGAGCAGAACCCAGCAGATGGGAAACGTATCATATTCTGA